One genomic window of Motacilla alba alba isolate MOTALB_02 chromosome 1, Motacilla_alba_V1.0_pri, whole genome shotgun sequence includes the following:
- the LOC119709978 gene encoding taste receptor type 2 member 40-like — protein sequence MLPPLLIVSISIVAIEVVVGFIGNGFITTINIINWIKSKKISSADLILIFLTTSRFILQVTVLMHIHSLYFADVFKLASVYKDFGAVWMFVNHSSLWFSSWLYVLYCVKIINITHWLLLQIKRRIAEMVPWLLLGSLVTSSMTSLPLLWITPSTYLCSSTGNCRENSTAHIMDWDSSSLYLLFLYFVGCFFPLVLSMVTSALLITSLWKHRKTMQSYADTFRDAMMDVHLNAIKSIISFLILYLSSFVAQILLILSTSQSKDVVKVAVSLVVAGAYPSMHSIILIIVNSKLKLAFRNLCLHVKCHLEDKPPSPRLERNTLQ from the coding sequence ATGTTGCCACCACTTCTTATTGTTTCAATAAGCATTGTAGCTATTGAAGTTGTTGTTGGATTTATTGGAAATGGATTTATTACTACTATTAATATAATCAATTGgatcaaaagcaaaaaaatatcttctgctGATTTGATCCTGATCTTTCTGACCACATCAAGATTTATCTTGCAGGTGACGGTCCTGATGCACATCCACAGTCTCTACTTTGCTGACGTGTTTAAGTTGGCTTCAGTGTACAAGGACTTTGGTGCTGTGTGGATGTTTGTAAACCATAGCAGCTTGTGGTTCAGTTCCTGGCTCTATGTACTATACTGTGTAAAAATAATCAATATCacccactggctgctgctgcaaatcAAGCGCAGAATAGCTGAGATGGTCCCATGGCTTCTTCTTGGATCACTGGTGACCTCTTCTATGACTTCTCTTCCTTTACTATGGATTACACCCAGCACTTATCTATGCAGCTCAACAGGgaactgcagagaaaacagcacagcTCACATCATGGACTGGGATAGTTCATCTCTCTACTTGCTCTTTCTTTACTTTGTAGgttgttttttccctctagTACTCTCCATGGTGACTTCAGCTCTGTTAATTACTTCTCTGTGGAAACACAGAAAGACAATGCAATCTTATGCAGATACTTTCAGGGATGCTATGATGGATGTTCATCTAAATGCTATTAAAtccattatttctttcttaatcCTGTATCTTTCCAGTTTTGTAGCTCAAATTCTGTTGATACTCTCGACATCTCAAAGTAAAGATGTTGTGAAAGTTGCAGTATCCTTAGTTGTAGCTGGGGCATATCCTTCCATGCACTCAATTATCCTGATCATAGTCAATTCAAAACTGAAATTGGCTTTTAGGAACCTTTGCCTGCATGTTAAGTGCCATTTGGAAGATAAGCCTCCAAGCCCCAGGCTTGAGAGAAACACTCTCCAGTAA